From the genome of Streptomyces sp. NBC_01341, one region includes:
- a CDS encoding transposase family protein, with product MAHPAFCGVPEWLLGELVTELAARWEARCESERHGRRQGSRRREAGAGPKYELVFTDRLLATLVHLRTGLIYEALGVIYQVGKSTIGRAVAEVRPLLAARGFAVPQRPGLRLRTLEDVFAYAQAEGVTLRIDGLETQVRRPKAHRPGRRAFVSGKRKQNTVKTTTISDGQGRTLWSGAVRPGRMHDQTCVRTESIAEQFCLHPGVKAEVDDGYRGLANEFPNQFSAPPRRPKDLDDLPVTEYYGWRERKRRQSSRRICVEHANAEHRQWHPLQRYTGRRDTYGETHAAIAGLVSDRAAKRTTQRQTSTELVPVRPMTC from the coding sequence ATGGCGCATCCCGCGTTCTGCGGTGTCCCGGAGTGGCTCTTGGGCGAGCTGGTCACAGAGCTCGCTGCGCGCTGGGAGGCCCGCTGCGAGTCCGAACGCCATGGCCGTCGTCAGGGTTCGCGCCGACGTGAGGCGGGGGCCGGGCCGAAGTACGAGCTGGTGTTCACCGACAGGCTGCTGGCCACGCTGGTGCACCTGCGGACCGGGCTCATCTATGAGGCGCTGGGCGTCATCTACCAGGTGGGCAAGTCGACGATCGGCCGGGCGGTGGCAGAGGTGAGGCCACTACTCGCGGCCCGCGGGTTCGCGGTGCCGCAGCGCCCCGGGCTGCGGCTGCGCACATTGGAGGACGTGTTCGCCTATGCCCAGGCCGAGGGGGTGACCCTGCGGATCGACGGGTTGGAGACCCAGGTGAGGCGCCCCAAAGCACACCGGCCCGGCCGACGTGCGTTTGTGTCGGGCAAGCGCAAGCAGAACACGGTCAAGACGACCACGATCAGCGATGGGCAGGGCCGGACCCTGTGGTCCGGAGCGGTGCGTCCGGGCCGGATGCATGACCAGACCTGCGTGCGCACCGAGAGCATCGCCGAGCAGTTCTGCCTCCACCCCGGCGTGAAGGCAGAGGTGGACGACGGCTACCGGGGCCTTGCGAACGAGTTCCCCAACCAGTTCTCCGCCCCGCCACGACGACCGAAGGACCTGGACGACCTGCCGGTCACCGAGTACTACGGCTGGCGCGAGCGCAAACGCCGCCAGTCCTCACGCCGGATCTGCGTCGAACACGCCAACGCCGAACACCGCCAGTGGCATCCGCTCCAGAGATACACCGGGCGACGTGACACCTACGGCGAAACCCACGCAGCGATCGCTGGCCTGGTCTCCGACCGCGCCGCCAAGCGCACCACCCAGCGGCAGACGAGCACCGAACTCGTGCCCGTCCGCCCAATGACCTGCTGA
- a CDS encoding DinB family protein → MTSELERPPLHADERTALIGWLDLQRQILRWKCEGLSDEDAHRPVIPTSPVMTMAGLISHMRWTEHMWLEVLFLGGDEKQNPSFDESSEDADWHTAGRPLAELLAEYEAQCVRSNEIVATASPDDIGRHPGFRSGSANLRWMLIHLVEETGRHAGHADIVRELLDGTKGYY, encoded by the coding sequence ATGACATCGGAACTGGAACGCCCCCCGCTCCATGCGGACGAACGCACCGCGCTCATCGGCTGGCTGGACCTGCAGCGGCAGATCCTGCGCTGGAAATGCGAGGGGCTGAGCGACGAGGATGCGCACCGCCCGGTCATCCCGACCTCACCGGTCATGACGATGGCCGGTCTCATCTCCCACATGCGCTGGACCGAGCACATGTGGCTGGAGGTGTTGTTCCTCGGCGGCGACGAGAAGCAGAACCCGTCGTTCGACGAGTCGAGCGAGGACGCCGACTGGCACACCGCCGGCCGCCCCCTCGCCGAGCTCCTCGCGGAGTACGAGGCCCAGTGCGTTCGCAGCAATGAGATCGTTGCCACGGCCTCCCCGGACGACATCGGCCGACACCCCGGCTTCCGATCCGGCAGCGCCAACCTCCGCTGGATGCTGATCCACCTCGTCGAGGAGACGGGGCGGCATGCGGGGCACGCGGACATCGTCCGGGAGTTGCTCGACGGCACGAAGGGCTATTACTAG
- a CDS encoding TetR/AcrR family transcriptional regulator, producing MRADAARNLTAVLHAGARLLAEDPGTSMAAIAVAAGVDRTTVHRRFANREALLSAVFQAKLDSAERVLDEARLVEAPLPVALHRYLEGIIPVSREWPLDTRVMMQKDPVARVRRQEQSARLDAFIHRALDEGYLRSDVDPAWARTILDELVDAVAHRFPDLEPPQAADLVAATLLNGLSAA from the coding sequence ATGAGAGCTGACGCTGCACGTAACCTGACTGCCGTCCTCCATGCCGGAGCTCGGCTCCTGGCCGAGGATCCGGGCACTTCCATGGCGGCCATCGCCGTCGCCGCCGGGGTGGACCGAACTACCGTCCACCGCCGCTTCGCAAACCGAGAAGCCCTGCTCAGCGCCGTCTTCCAGGCCAAGCTCGACTCCGCCGAACGTGTTCTGGACGAAGCCCGGCTGGTCGAGGCCCCCCTGCCGGTCGCCCTTCACCGCTACCTGGAGGGGATCATCCCCGTCAGCCGCGAATGGCCTCTCGACACGCGCGTCATGATGCAGAAGGACCCTGTCGCCCGTGTCCGCAGGCAGGAGCAGAGTGCGCGCCTCGACGCTTTCATCCATCGCGCGTTGGATGAGGGCTATCTGCGCTCCGACGTTGATCCCGCCTGGGCGCGGACGATCCTGGACGAACTCGTCGACGCTGTCGCCCACCGGTTCCCCGATCTGGAACCTCCGCAGGCCGCCGATCTTGTCGCCGCCACCCTGCTGAACGGCCTCAGCGCGGCCTGA
- a CDS encoding oxidoreductase, with protein MARTWLITGGSQGLGKALVLAALEAGDNVVVTSRNPEALSSLKAEHPEQLEAVALDVTSPSHSREVVAAAVERFGSVDVVVNNAGYATSGSIEDFPEEEFRAQVDANLYGVVNVTRAVLPVMRRQRSGHIVQISSIGGRVGGTPGLSAYQTAKFAVEGFSEALANEVAPFGVKVTIIEPGGIRTGWAAGAAKPSGPITPDYEESVGLWLARFADYAGNEPGDPDRMARAIIGAVDAEEPPRRLLLGSDALGIAISSEEGRLAEANKWAEVSRSTDYPTA; from the coding sequence ATGGCAAGGACGTGGCTGATCACTGGGGGCTCGCAGGGCCTGGGCAAGGCGCTGGTGCTCGCAGCCCTGGAGGCCGGCGACAACGTCGTGGTGACCTCCCGCAATCCGGAGGCACTGTCTTCCCTGAAGGCCGAGCACCCGGAACAGCTGGAGGCGGTGGCGCTGGACGTCACCTCTCCGTCCCACTCCCGGGAGGTGGTAGCCGCAGCGGTGGAGCGGTTCGGCTCGGTCGACGTCGTCGTCAACAACGCCGGCTACGCCACCAGCGGCTCGATCGAGGACTTTCCCGAGGAAGAGTTTCGCGCGCAGGTTGATGCCAACCTGTACGGAGTCGTCAACGTGACCCGGGCGGTGCTTCCGGTCATGCGCCGCCAGCGGTCCGGGCATATTGTCCAGATCTCCTCGATCGGCGGGCGTGTGGGTGGTACGCCGGGTCTGAGCGCCTACCAGACCGCAAAGTTCGCCGTCGAAGGGTTCTCCGAGGCCCTGGCGAACGAGGTGGCTCCGTTCGGTGTCAAGGTCACCATCATTGAGCCGGGTGGCATCCGCACCGGTTGGGCCGCGGGTGCGGCGAAGCCTTCAGGTCCCATTACCCCCGACTACGAGGAGAGTGTGGGTCTGTGGCTGGCCCGGTTCGCTGACTACGCCGGCAACGAGCCCGGTGACCCTGACCGCATGGCCCGCGCGATCATCGGCGCGGTAGACGCCGAGGAGCCCCCGCGCCGGCTGCTGCTCGGCAGTGACGCCCTTGGCATCGCCATCAGCTCGGAGGAAGGCCGTCTCGCCGAGGCCAACAAGTGGGCCGAGGTAAGCCGTTCCACGGACTACCCCACCGCCTGA